The sequence aacttacaaatcaCAACGCGAAGAAGCAGACAGCTGCTTAGATTGCGAAGAGCTACCACTGTCTCCTAATCTCTTCATTTCCAAACTAATCCACCTCAAAAGTCTCAAATCACTAAACACCCTCCTCACCctccacccccccaaaaaaaagaccAGTAAGAATTTGAGAATTTactaaaaagaagaataagaagagtttTATCAGACTAAAGATACCGCAAGAACGATATTGCAATAGTTTATCAACATGAGTATTGAATAATAAGCAGTGAAATCAAATTTGTGTGCAAAGAAcgataagaaaaaaagaaaccaaagaaaatattgaaaaaagaaaaccggCCCTTGAAAATTGCAGAACAccagcttttctttttttcttttggataggAGTATTAGGAGAGAACATTAGTCACtactaattatatatttttgggtgTGAAATGTTGCATTTGGAAATTCATTTTCGTTTTTGGTTAACATTTTCTAACCAAATCAAAACCTGAAATTtagtaacaaaaaataaacatataagtaaaaactctctctctctctctctctctctcaagtctcaataCAGAAGTGTTCCTTTTTCTATTATTGTTTTCCCTCTCAtcctaactatcaaattatcaaaatggttttgcaacaatttttacaggatttaatttgttatcttccaaaagttttaagttttcattttatttatacttttacGACTATAGTTTAATTTAGACCACCCTTAAACTATAgaattcaaagagaaaaattagGTACAGTTTCTTAAGGTTATGCAGTagtatttgatttaatttagtTGGACTGGGGAAGTGATTTGAGTGTGACCTACTGAGAAGAAAGAGTAATACACTAGCCATTGCAAAATAATTCTTTAAATGTGAAATCCTTGGGGGTGTCTTCTCATATTCTGTTTCCTTGTTTGTTCTAACGTGGCATTTGTTCTTTTGGGATTAGGGATGACAACGATGCAGCGTTTGAACACAAGTGCCTTATCCCCATCCCGTCTCCTCTTTGGGACAAGAAAATTTTGTGTGGAATAGACTCAGGTAAGTTTGGTTTAGGGCAggttagaaatattttatttatcttaatGAGATGACTTTGACatcaatgaaataaaattgaaacataAATGAGAAGGGTGACTAAGAGATGTGGCATTTAATTAGTTACtctgaaataaaaaaatcaaataaatttagaTGTGTGATGTAGAGAGGACCAATGCTTAATTTGTTACATCTTAGTTACAATCTCAgagattaattttatttaaaattttagaatttaatttgttactctTTAAACAACatggttttatttattacacCCCCATCCTTTCTCacaactcccccccccccccccccaaaagataaattgctttcattttccttttgataACTCAATAAATAGGGGTGTGGATTTGAGCaatgaaccttttttttaaaaaaaatcaagaggtGCCAATTAAATTATTGACCCCAAACATAATTACAAAGTTCGCGTTTAACCCAATCCTCCCCCCCGGCGCGTGAtcattggaatttttttattgctttgtcATTGTCCAGCTCTGGCTGGTAGGCAGTGTTAACATTGGAAGTAATGATAGAATGCTgaaagaaatagatttattgGCATACCATTTCTCTGCTGAAACAGGTTCagttttaggaagaaatctAGTGAACTCATCAATTAAATCCGCATGACCATTAAGAAGAATGgaaatctgaaaattttaaatcgAAAACCTCTTAAGATTACTGAAAATTACATAAACAAGAAAACCCTCCAAAACAAGAGCAGTGAAACAAACAGAACCATAGCATATATTTACCTGATTGTGGATGGTATTTATGTCGTTGTGCCCCTCCCGAAACTCATTTAGAATGTCTAAGATTATCATACAAACAGTCAAATCATTTTGAAAGCGTTCCTGTAGGAACAAAAGTCATCATTAAAACGCTAGGAATAAACATTTGCAGTTGAAATTCAACAGAGCAAAACAATAATTTCACCTTTATCATAATTATAGCTCTCCAAAATTCACTAATGTCAAGGGCCTTTGGCAAGAAGATGTTAAACCCAGAAATCAAGTTATTATGCCCTTCAAATAATTCCTTCACTTTGGCAATGACTCTAGAAGCATCAGTTCTGGAAGAACAAACAATGGCATAATCCGTTAGGTTTTAGATGCAATGTCCATTAATCCAAGACAAAATCTTCATACATGCAATTACTGTACCTTcgagcaaaaaaaaatttcatgaccATAAGGAACATCTTATATTTCTCTCTTTGGTCTTGAAGCGTTTCCTTCACTACCTTGAGATAGGTTAAGCCATCATTTTCTGTTTGATCACTTCCTCCTCTGCCTCCACTACATCTATAGTACAAATATTCCATAAACATAACATATTCATACTAATCAATGTGATCTCAATGAGAGTACAAAAGTTTATAACTTGCTGATGCCCAGTCAATATTAACAGCAAACTGATTAGCCggattcaaatttctcattagTGGCATTGCTTGCTCTCCTTTACTTGGAGATATAAAATTCGAATCCCTCCCTCCATTGTTGTAATCtttaatttatcaataaaaagaaagaaaaaaaatcccacaaaagGAAAAACTTCCAAGCTTTCATatcattacaaaaatttaaattccaaTTACGGAAAAGCAGAACCCATTACAAAACCAAGCAAAAGCATTACAAAGGTTAAACGAAAAGGCAAAAAACTGAACTTACAAACAGAActtaaggaataaaaaattctacctaaaaaaataaatgtaaaaaaaaaaaaaaaaaaacacacacaaaagagaaaAGCATACAAAGAAAGAACTTACGAGTCTCCACTCGAAAAACTAGACTGCAAAGAGCTACCATCGTCTCTTAATCTCTTCATTTCCAAGCTATATCCTCCACgaaattctcaaatctcaagtcactaaccaagaaaaaaagaaacgaaGAAATGTAAAATAAGAGACCCTATAAGAATTTGGGAATTCATAATAAGAACTATAAGAAGCATATATCTcccatgaaagaaaaaagagtttcaGGGGATGTAGCAGAGTTGAATGACATGTCTCTAGTAAGAAGCAGTTAAAGCAAACTTGTTTGCCCAAGaaggataagaaagaaagaaagaaagaaaccaaagaaaaccAGCTCTTGCAAATAGCAGAACATCAGGAAAGGAAAGATAAGGGATGCAAGAAACTATAGTGTAAGCACTGGAAATTGATTTTGGGAGTGAAATCTTGCTGTTGGAAATAGGAATCAGAAGTTGGAAATTTAgagaaacaaacagaaaaaagaagtaaaactTACAGGCTTTACTTCTTGTTTGCACCAACActtctctctttgtctctctttcttgcTCTCTTCTCCACACggcttctgttttttttttttttttctttattccctCCCATTTTGATGTTAACGTCTACTTATACGGACCCACTCGGGGTCTAGACCCGTTAGGATGCTTATGGCTGACAACACTTGCCacgtataatatatattatttacttaGGATAATTATTAGTCTTTGAGCATGCGCTCATTAATggcctcaatttttttttttttttttttttaagtaaaggttaataatttacatttattataatttaaaaatatatatttttatttttcaaataaataaaaaaagataaaatttagagataaaCTGTAactgtattttcttttttgaacgtgaagagaaaaaaatcctaaattttagaaatttcctttttgaattcaaaaagaaatttgttatttaacatttataaCCATATTTCTAAAGGAAGTTACCCTtcattaatgagggtatttttgaactacGTAAAAATCTAGTTGAAAGAGGgaaatcctcttatatatagtatagattaAGCCAAATGATataaattgttgattttttttagaaactataAATGGTTGAATTCAATATAGTgttttaaataagaaattattattgTAGCCAAACTAGTAGTATTCTTTCTCAttggttcatgccttataaggtagaaagagGGAAGtcatctttccaatgtgggacaaaagAATTCAAGGCAAGGCAAGACAATCAAGCCAAAAAaccaaagccaaagccaaagccaaaaatTCTTGAGTACCTACAATTATTAAGTGATTAGATTGGTTAGTTagaactttctcaaaaaaagagaaagattggttagttagaaaaaaaagatatatatttaaatttgggGGGTTTCTCTTCTCTTATAGGGAAAAGTTAACGAATGCTTAAGAAcattggtttagaaaatatttttagaaactttttatgggaaaaaaacaattaatttttatgatagtttttttatattttccatgaaagtggtgttaaaactttctaaaatgaatggtttattaataattaatatgactacatattttgaaaatctaactattggaTAATATGTTCTTTATGTTACTAACAactatatcaaattttgtgctaattagatgttatttactattcgatccgTAAACTTATTACAATGAATTATATGATTAATTTTGTTGATAGAACGCTGTTTGACTTGGTGATTGCGAAAAGAGTCAATGAGTTAGCTACAATCCGAGTATTTTTGTAGTATGAAtgaatcaaaaaaatttgaacagaTCTACAAGTGCGGTAGTTTCTTTGGCAAGGGACCCATATGTCATTGCAATGGACGCCTTcagggctctctctctctctctctctctctctttgaaggCTGGACATTTGTTAATGGACTATTTTAGAGAAATTTTAATACCTCTTTcataagaaacataaaaaagccataaaaaaattcaattgtttttttttcttttcccataaaaaatttcttaaataaatgctTTTAGAGCACCCTTTAATTTTTCCAATATTAAAAAGGATAATTACTGGAGCACACATgttaaaaaagataattacTAGTGCACACACATTAGTGTACACATAGTACACACAAGTCATGATTGCCTTGTAAATTGTAACTTGTGCATGCTATGAGAATACTAGAGTGTGTGTAATGGACACCACTTTATAAAATTCATTaagtttactattttttttttgttaagtctAATAAAATTTAGCATTGAAGACTAATTTTTGAGAGGGGTGAATTGGCACTTTAATGCTAAATTccttcatatataatataaaaatatgcatAAGGGTGACATTAaaacataattataattttatggGGTAAATCATGTGTTTTGATAGTTCAGAAGGTTAAGTGTAATTAGGGTGAAAAATTAGAGTGAAAGTGTAATTTgccccaaaaataaataagtgttTCAATGACTATACCATTTGTCATAACTTTTACCGCAACTTGCTAAAATGGTTGATTGTGAGTGGTGGACAATTACTAACACATGGACCCTTATTTTTCACCACTCACTTTGGACCATGTCAAAGTTGTGTCCCtataacttttcaaaattaaaagcatagctatttaaaaaaaaaactcttaagtaacaataattttcacaactatagatgtgacaagttgttaataataaataataaaaagatactAATAATTGGCTAagataaaaactagtaaaaagtTGAAACTCATTTGTGAaagatattgtaaaaattgttctTTTTAGAGTTATTTATGAAACAATATGTATGTCATTAGATTTATTGTATTTCCAAagtcaaaaacacaaacaattaAGTTATTGACCCAAAATGCTaacaaaaatttgtgtttatcCCAAACATGCCCCCGGTGAGCATTGGAACCTAGTagttaagggaaaaaaattcaataaagtACCCAAATTCAAacatagaaaaattatattgaaatttgattGCAGGTAATTTTTCATTGCTTTGTCATCATCCAGCTCAAGATGGTCAACAATAAGATCACAATTAAAACAGGAAGTAACGATGctaaaagaaaatgattattGACTTACcttctatatatatctaaaaactgaagcatggtatttattgttgctacattCCGGTTAAGTTACCTCAGCAGCCATGTCAttatccttttttgtttttaatttttcctatatattttttaaaacattttctcatttaataAGGTGACTTAAAAaatccattatttaaaaattaaaatatcttttaatcattatttttattattaattttccaaaactctctctcccgtttaccttttcatctcctcacTACTTTCTACCTTAATAACATTCATTCTCTatccttttatcttcctttattttgactcttcttattcttaacatattactataaatttgacattttctttttcattctatgcatagttttctcacacaaaaaatgttacttctctctctctctctctcaatttgtttttcatttttttttattgcatccaTACATAAgttgaatttttgtgttaattagtattctactttaggttgatgtgatttttgtgttttaagttgttatcttttctattctctttgattattaaatattatcctactgcattttttttaacacatacaTACGGGGAGAGGAGAAAAAGacttaaagaaacttacagtggtTATATCCTACTGCATTATACATAtggtatataataatataatgttattatattatatagaatgatttggataatttgaggtttattgttatatattttatttttacttttttttcttcttatcttattttattcaacatttaaattcagtCACATCCTCCATACTTATGCAACACAAATTAAGAAAATGGCTAAACACATGCTTGCCTTCCTTTACCATACATTAGGAGAATCAAAATATTTGTGTGATAAAGggtcatataatttattatttagatAGCACTCTTTGAATGTGTCTAGACCTATAGATTGAGCAATTTGTAGTCTTATAAGGCTATTGAGAATGAACTTTATGAATCAAGACTAAAAAATTATGGACTACTATATATCATTTAGATAAAAACCTTTATCAtagatatattaattttttttttgccacaaatttaaattacacaaaattaatcatttttatatcATGTGTTAGCATCAtgtctgcttcttcttcttcttctcaaaaatattatgtatcatCTTTAAAGGATGTCAACAATATTGATCTTATGGGAaaagttacataaaatattgagaaaaaaatgttttatattacaatctactaaaaatgctttttaaaaatttaaacctttctatttttcatatgaCTAATGTGTTTTACAGTTATCACATGTGATAACTTAAGTTTTAATATTCTTAagttttttaagcaaaaaaagaaaagaaaagaaaggttgTCACAAAACATGAGTTCATGTAAGGCCACCAAACTTGATAATTTGCAAATGATGGAACCATTCATGACAATATTTGCATAGTTATAAAATTCCAGGTAAAGCAATAAAGCAAGCTTTTAGTCTTCAACAAACACATATCTACCAGTGGTTAAACGTTCATCTTAGatagttttaacttttcatataattttacctctacatattcatctatttcaatttagattttaataaaaaaaatttaatttagatatttataagtaaacaatgaaataatgattcatgaataaaaaataaaataaaaatcatctaTACATGTTTATCTTGTGTGGTCTACtataatttaaatgattatAACTTCATAATGAAGTCTATAAACAaggtaattaaaacaatcatatttctacaattcaaaaagttcccatttcttttttccaaaaaaggCCATTTACATTtccttggaattttttttttactttgaaaaaccACTAACCTAACCacttcatacattaaaaaaaaaaaaaaaaaaaaattaatgctcaTTATtactttcattaaaatattatagatgTCTTAATTGATTGAGACCAAACTAGAGAAATGCCATTcatatttccttgaaaattcagaaagggaaaaaaaaaaaacctttgataTACCATTAACGTAACTATATTTATAACTAATTAAGTCATCCAtgatatcaatttcttattgaTAACCACAAAAACTACAACTAGCGAGGGAacataaaaagtaataaaaaataaatgatggaagaaaaaatgaaatgaaagcaAATGTCAATAGTAAccattatttggaaaataaaaaagtggccAAGAGGAGTAAGAAATGACTATACAAAGGACATTGAAAACTTTAtagtgcaataaaatcaaccactacattcacttaattaaatcaataatcaacaattaaatataataatacaaaatttaaactttaaactaaTAAAACTCTAACTAGGGAAATTATATTTCCCATCATAActaaaaatgagatgtttttcggtaatttagaaattatattgaaataaagttgaaaaattttataatctcattttttgacatttcatttaaccttttatatataaaccatgatttaaaaaaatctaatgaaaaattttaCCTCTTATTTAATGTCTATGTTATGCAAATTATCaaccaataaatatatgataatggtaagaaACGATATAAacaagattataaaaaatatgataaaactattttttttttaaattctttacaaagtctagggactaaaatattattttacttaaaaattatCACGCGAAATGCATGGTTCAGCGACTAGTTATGAATAAAATGAAGAAACGGAACATGATCTTGTGTCCATTTcaggttactttttttttcctccttgaaTTTGACAGTGTATCGAGTGTCATTTAAATCATGTTATCCATCCATGAAATGGATGGATTCCAAATGGAGAGTATCCGAAGACTAATTGTTTCCACATGTATGTTAAACATTAGTTTCTTAGATATGGAGCATTCTGCGCTAAAAGCAATGCCACTTTTGGTAGAACTGTTGTGAACTCATCAAGCAAATCAGGGTAACCATAGAAAAGAATGGcaacctaaaaatattaaaaaacaacactaggaaaacaaaaaatcaaggCTACAAAAATACTGAAAATTACATGAATAAGAAAACTTATCCAGTAAAACAAGAGAAATGAACAAACATATATTTACCACGGTCAGTACCTCATTTTGAAAGTGTTTCTGTAGGAATAAAATTCATCATTAAACCAAAGAAACCAACATTTTCTGTTAAAAATCAACAGAGCAAAACAGTATATTCACCTCTATCTTGTTCACAATTCACAAAGCAAAACATTATATTCAACTTTATCTTGTTCACAATTCACAAACCAAGATTCTTTGCTGAAACAGATGCTGCTTCTGGAATAAATGTTGTGAACTCATCAAGCAAATCTGGATGACCATCAAAAAGAATGGAAATCTgaaattgtaaaacaaaaacCTCTAAGAATACTGACAGTTACATTAACGAAACAAACTTCCCAAAACAAGAGCAGTGAAACAAACAGAAAACCATAGCATATATTTACCTCATTGCAGACCTTATTTATGTCTTTGTGCTCCTTCCGGTATGTATTCAAACAGTCTAAGAATGCTTTATAAACATGTTCATCATTTTGAAAGCGTCTCTGTAGGAACAAAGGTAATCATTAAACCACAAAGAACCAACATTTGCAGTTAAAATTCAACAGAGCAAAACAGTATTTTCACCTTTATCTTGATCACAAAGTTGATAGCTCCTTCAAATTCAACCTTCTTTTGTAAAGCAGCCTCATCATCCTCAAGGGTTATTTCACACCCCTTTGGCAAGAAGATGTTAAACCCAGAAATCAAGTGATTATGGCCTTCAAATAATTCCTTCACTCTGGCACTGGCACCAACAGTATCAGTTCTACATGACCAAAAGATAGCATAATCCGTTAGGTTTTAAATGCAATGTCCCATTAATCCAAGACAAAAACTTCATAAATGTGATTACTGTACCTTTGTGCCTTAAAATCTTTTAAGACCTCAAGGAACATGTCATATTTCTCTCTTTGGTCTTGAAACGTTTCCTTCACGTCCTTGATATAGCTTAAGCATTCATATATTGTTAGTTTCCCTGCGGTACAACCAAGATCACTACCTCCTCCACCTCCACTTGCTGGGACTTGGGATTGCTCATATCTtcgcattatatatataaaattagcaTAACCACAATTCATCCCGAACTATAAACATCTATAGCACAGCTATTCCATAAACACAACATATTCATACTATCAATGTGATCTCTATgagagtacaaaattttataacttgCTGATACCCAGTCAATTTTAACAGCAAACTGATTCCCAGAGTTCAAATTTCTCGTCAGTGGCATTGCCTGCTCTCATTTGCttcaaaaggggaaaaaaaataaaaaatccaattcCCCCATTGTTGTAATCATCCATttccaacccccccccccctcacacatatacacacacaaaaacaatatcccacaaaagggaaaaatttcaagcattcaattaaaaatttatcacACAAAAAGTTGCTTAAAGATTAAATCCAATTACAATAAGCAGAATCCATTAACAAAACCAGCCAAGATCATGattcaaattcaaacataaCCCATGTCTCTCTTCCCTCACAAAAATTCAGCAAACTCCATTATACAAAAAATCaccaagcaaaaagaaaacGACTTTCCTTACACTAAACATTCCCTAGCAAATCAAATAGAACTTAAAGAATCAtgcggcaaaaaaaaaaaaaaaaaactgtaaaaacaacaaaagagaaaagcctacagagaagagaaagaaactTACGAGTCTCCATTCGAAGAACCAGACGGCAACTTAGATTGCGAAGAGCTACCATCGTCTCCTAATCTCTTCATCTCCGAACCAATCCACCACGAAATTCTTAATTCTCAGTTTTCAAATCGCTAACCAGAAATACATTAGAAACCAAGAaacctaaaatatatatatatatatatatatatacacactagaGACGTGTGTTATTATCTACAAGCCTCATCGCACCATGTGATAAGTTTTTgttagtggtcctattttgtaaaagaaaaaaaaagtatttttattatatatatttatataatttttattttgagaatttaatttatttattttttatttgagaaacacacatatataaaggaAGGAGATGAGATAAGAGAATATACTGACACTCACACATtaacaccaaaacaaaacaatttataaattaacaaagcaatttaaaaatcaacaggagagaccctattttttaggcaatgttttaatgagagttagagttgtatttttaccggattatcctttaattttgtctctacttaaacttAGAAGTGTATGgacattttgaacaaaaaaaaaaaaaaaaacaaaaaaaaaaaaaaaaaaagatcccaAACAGTAtctatttaaggggctttccTTATTTAGATTCCTCAATTTTGATGTATAAAATACTCTCATCATATTCATTTATAAGTGTTCAACTAATGGggataaatatataaattaaaactcttatACTTATGACAACTGTAACTATACTAGTAGTTTtaaatgcataatttttgtgggaaaaagtgtaaatctcaaattagaatgagtgaaaaattataatactaaaaaaaaaaccttcatcaCACGCGCGATgagactagttattattattattatttttggtttttccctccattttttatttaagttttaacacCTACTTATATGTGCTATTTATATGTGAGTTCtaattagttcaactagtaaagtctttaaagattgaataagagatatgagATTCAATCTTCgtatacaccaaaaaccaattggtgtcttgatttgatgataaaaagttatcattaGGAGCAGACGTCatatgttgaaactctctctcacaaaaaaaaaaaaaaaaaaaaaaacaaaaacccaacttATATGGGACCCACTTGGATTTAAATGCTTTATAAACCTGTTTGGATGATGACACTCATTCATATCTTAAAAAATACCTTTCCCCTAAGCCAAGAggactatcaaattattaaaaagtgtTGTCCCAATTTTGATGGGATTTAAGTTTTTACCTTTTAAAAGTTCATGTTTTAATCTTGTACATTTAAAACGAATACAAATCTCTTCTCTCATTATTTGTGTTTCACTTTATGTTTCTCGATTCATCCTCCAATTTACACAATTGAACTAAGTTTCAATTTTAGTCATAGTTTCacaatccaaaataaattaattgacaAATCTAAAGTTTTTTAGTGTAATATCATTTGTAACTTTAAATGTCTCATATTTAGCTATTTcgttcagcaaaaaaataaatttaacattatGACTTATGAGCTATCCCGACCATTATCGGTGGTCCTTGGAATGATACATGAACAAATGAGTATGTCTTCAATAAGAGAAATTCCATAAATTATACCCCTATAATTCTAATTTACGATTCATAAGTCAAAGTGTCTAAGAAAAGATTATCACGAGAACCCTCCTTTTCATGCATGCTTCCTTAAACATAAAATTATCTCCACCCTTGCTCATGGTTATTTGTTGCACCAATACATACAAGGACCACATTACTTCctaaaataataactaaataaataaaatacatcacttattaaaattttattagaaaatatggACATGTATGTCGTCGACACACTTGCAACAAATATAGAGGAGACTTGAACCGTTTCTATGAATTTTCCTCTTCTCCAagattattttctcttttgacAGAAATTAAACTCTCCATGTAAGTAATCATCTGCAGAGATTCCGGTACTCATCAATTTGAAGATTAGTCATCTCTTGGGTAGACGGGTCATACAAGACCAACTGGCCCTCATCATTTCTCAAGAACATGCTGTCATTCTTCCAAAATCCTAACGGTTTGTCGATTCCCATAAGAGGTCCAATACTAAATAGCTTAGTCCAAGACTCTCTAACACCAAATTCAAGCAATGACCAGATATGAAAGCAAGTCTCCAACTTTTTTCTGCCTTTGATAAAATTAACCACAGAAACCAATtcattaaacccaaaaaaacatgTCCAATTATCATCAGATATCGTCATACTGTTATCATCTGGTAGTAGTGTTGTTAGGAATACCTCATTGCTCATATCAAATGATAAAATGCTTTCGAGATCACCACAAACTGCCCACCAAGAAAACATCCCTTTGTGTAAGTCCTATTATAACTACATGAAACAGTATAACCGGGCACAAATACTAAATCCCCACATGGGTT is a genomic window of Quercus lobata isolate SW786 chromosome 2, ValleyOak3.0 Primary Assembly, whole genome shotgun sequence containing:
- the LOC115978321 gene encoding paired amphipathic helix protein Sin3-like 2, whose translation is MKRLRDDGSSLQSSFSSGDSCSGGRGGSDQTENDGLTYLKVVKETLQDQREKYKMFLMVMKFFFARRTDASRVIAKVKELFEGHNNLISGFNIFLPKALDISEFWRAIIMIKERFQNDLTVCMIILDILNEFREGHNDINTIHNQISILLNGHADLIDEFTRFLPKTEPVSAEKWVRRVFSDLRLLRWISLEMKRLGDSGSSSQSKQLSASSRCDFYAQSQAPVDGGGTLGKVTANDGLSYLKEVMETFRDQREKYDMFCKVVKDFKNQRIGIVDVMIRVKELFEGHNNLISGFNIFLPKGYEIALEVDEAINILTNIEKRFQNDEQVYVAFSDILNEFWKGRKDVYKAYYEISILLKGHADLMDEINRFLFSKS
- the LOC115976760 gene encoding paired amphipathic helix protein Sin3-like 2 encodes the protein MKRLGDDGSSSQSKLPSGSSNGDSYEQSQVPASGGGGGSDLGCTAGKLTIYECLSYIKDVKETFQDQREKYDMFLEVLKDFKAQRTDTVGASARVKELFEGHNHLISGFNIFLPKGCEITLEDDEAALQKKVEFEGAINFVIKIKRRFQNDEHVYKAFLDCLNTYRKEHKDINKVCNEISILFDGHPDLLDEFTTFIPEAASVSAKNLGL